The following are from one region of the Thermincola ferriacetica genome:
- the pta gene encoding phosphate acetyltransferase: protein MDVLAQIKEKARRFKTRIVLPESSDLRVLKAAGEIERLGIAHVVLLGEKGYFTRIEREHNISLDGIEIVSQTKKFNPYRDLLYNLRKHKGLTYEEAGRLVKNPLYYGALMVKAGDCDGMVAGSLSPTADVLRPALQIIKTAPGISVVSGAFIMIVPNKDFGDDGVMLFADCAVNPDPTAEQLAEIAYTSAVTAKSLLGMEPRVGMLSFSTKGSARHEKVFKVRQATEIARQRYPSLVIDGELQADAALVPSVGRYKAPGSQVAGRVNVLIFPDLQSGNIGYKLGQRLANAEAIGPVLQGMAKPVNDLSRGCSEEDIVNVVAITAVQAQGNKTAVPELLFSLTKK, encoded by the coding sequence TTAAAACAAGAATAGTGTTGCCTGAAAGTTCGGACTTAAGGGTTTTAAAAGCAGCCGGTGAAATAGAACGGCTGGGTATTGCTCATGTAGTGCTGCTCGGGGAAAAAGGTTATTTTACACGCATAGAACGAGAGCATAACATCTCCCTTGATGGCATTGAAATTGTTTCTCAGACAAAGAAGTTTAACCCATACAGGGACCTTCTTTATAACCTGCGTAAGCACAAAGGTCTAACTTACGAGGAAGCGGGCCGTTTGGTAAAAAACCCTCTTTATTATGGAGCGCTGATGGTGAAAGCGGGGGATTGCGACGGGATGGTGGCCGGGTCTTTGTCACCTACAGCAGATGTTTTGCGGCCTGCCCTGCAGATAATCAAAACCGCTCCTGGCATTTCCGTTGTCTCCGGCGCTTTTATTATGATTGTTCCGAACAAGGATTTTGGTGACGATGGAGTTATGCTGTTTGCTGACTGTGCCGTTAACCCTGACCCAACAGCGGAACAACTTGCCGAAATCGCCTATACGTCGGCTGTAACTGCCAAATCTTTACTTGGCATGGAGCCGCGGGTAGGGATGCTGTCCTTTTCTACCAAAGGAAGCGCCCGGCATGAAAAAGTTTTTAAGGTCAGACAGGCTACGGAGATAGCCAGGCAAAGGTACCCTTCCCTGGTGATTGATGGGGAACTGCAGGCTGATGCGGCCCTGGTTCCTTCGGTGGGACGTTACAAAGCACCGGGCAGTCAAGTGGCCGGTAGGGTGAATGTGCTGATATTTCCCGACTTGCAGTCTGGAAATATAGGCTACAAATTGGGGCAGAGATTGGCCAATGCCGAGGCTATCGGCCCTGTCCTGCAGGGGATGGCAAAACCTGTTAATGACCTGTCCAGAGGCTGCAGCGAGGAAGACATTGTCAACGTAGTTGCTATTACGGCTGTACAGGCTCAGGGGAATAAGACCGCCGTGCCCGAGTTATTATTTTCCTTGACAAAAAAATAG
- a CDS encoding YceD family protein, protein MVIDISKVKRTPELRETFQLREQMEPITNGKDRIEFSEPVEITGKIENTGGKLIVLGNISARLRLTCSRCLEQYPHELATSFERAFRLTPEDASAEGSEEETEIISGEKLDLTDMIVESILLELPMKQVCSEECKGLCKKCGINLNKTACNCEDDDIDPRFEVLKNYFKS, encoded by the coding sequence ATGGTTATCGATATTAGTAAGGTTAAAAGGACTCCCGAACTGAGAGAAACATTTCAACTGCGGGAGCAAATGGAACCTATTACCAATGGGAAAGACCGGATAGAGTTTTCCGAACCTGTTGAGATAACGGGTAAAATCGAAAATACCGGCGGGAAATTAATTGTTCTGGGCAATATCTCAGCCAGGTTAAGACTAACTTGTTCCCGCTGTTTGGAGCAATATCCTCATGAACTGGCAACTTCCTTTGAGCGGGCATTCCGGTTGACCCCGGAAGATGCATCTGCCGAAGGGTCAGAAGAGGAAACGGAAATTATCAGCGGGGAAAAGCTGGATCTGACAGATATGATAGTGGAGAGTATTCTTTTGGAGCTGCCCATGAAGCAGGTTTGTTCCGAGGAGTGCAAGGGGCTGTGCAAAAAGTGTGGGATAAACCTGAATAAGACTGCATGTAATTGTGAAGATGACGATATTGACCCTCGTTTCGAGGTGTTGAAAAACTATTTTAAATCGTAG
- the rpmF gene encoding 50S ribosomal protein L32, which translates to MGVQQHRQSKSRVRKRRATQKLTAPGFISCPQCHEPKLPHRVCPECGYYKDKEVVAAESK; encoded by the coding sequence ATGGGTGTACAACAGCACAGACAATCCAAGTCCCGTGTAAGGAAAAGAAGGGCTACCCAAAAGCTTACAGCGCCAGGTTTTATTTCCTGTCCACAGTGCCATGAACCAAAGTTACCACATAGAGTTTGTCCGGAATGCGGATATTACAAAGATAAAGAGGTTGTTGCTGCTGAGAGTAAGTAA
- the fapR gene encoding transcription factor FapR yields the protein MASTSAKARRLEKLKTALENNPFLTDEELARMFSVSIQTIRLDRLELNIPEVRERVKQMAEKSYAELRSLSGSEVIGDLIDLELNRSGISVMNINEDMIFQKTGIARGHFIFAQANSLAVACINAEVALTGTARIFFKRQVKLGERIVAKATVKGRKGNKYIVGVESKSGQEIVFEGTFIIFALSDKEATMQ from the coding sequence ATGGCGAGCACATCTGCTAAAGCTAGGAGACTGGAAAAATTAAAAACAGCGTTGGAAAACAACCCTTTTCTCACCGATGAAGAGCTGGCCAGAATGTTTTCCGTAAGTATCCAGACTATTCGGTTGGACAGGTTGGAATTGAACATTCCGGAAGTTCGTGAACGGGTTAAGCAGATGGCTGAGAAGAGTTATGCCGAATTGAGGTCTTTGAGCGGTAGCGAGGTAATCGGCGATTTAATTGACCTGGAACTTAACCGGTCAGGAATCTCTGTTATGAACATAAACGAAGATATGATCTTTCAGAAAACGGGGATTGCCAGGGGCCACTTTATATTTGCCCAGGCAAATTCTCTGGCCGTGGCCTGTATAAACGCTGAAGTGGCGCTGACCGGGACAGCCAGGATTTTCTTTAAACGACAGGTGAAGTTGGGCGAGCGGATAGTTGCTAAGGCTACGGTGAAAGGCCGCAAAGGTAACAAATATATAGTCGGGGTCGAATCGAAATCCGGACAGGAAATAGTTTTTGAAGGTACTTTTATAATATTTGCCCTTTCTGATAAGGAGGCGACGATGCAGTGA
- the plsX gene encoding phosphate acyltransferase PlsX, which produces MKIAVDAMGGDYAPVEIVKGAVEAVKLHKLEVVLVGDHAAITKELAKYAYDKNLISVVHASEVIRMDEAPAVAVRKKRDSSIVVCNRLIKEEQADAVVSAGSTGAAMGASLLGLGRIKGIDRPAIASIIPTLTGYCLLLDVGANAECKPVNLVQFAIMGHIYAKKIMGIAQPRVGLLNIGEEESKGKELYVEAHRLLKESKLNFIGNIEGRDITRGRADVIVCDGFVGNVVLKFGEGLARDLMWMIKQELKKNIFVKVGAALVFTQAKGLKKRIDYAEYGGAPLLGVNGISIISHGSSDAKAIANAVRVAKECVEKKVVDCIRDSIHETILGDDEDARV; this is translated from the coding sequence GTGAAAATAGCAGTGGATGCTATGGGCGGAGACTATGCGCCCGTGGAAATTGTCAAGGGAGCCGTTGAAGCAGTAAAGCTGCATAAACTTGAAGTTGTTTTGGTCGGTGACCACGCGGCTATCACCAAGGAACTGGCCAAATATGCATATGATAAAAACCTAATTTCTGTTGTACATGCTTCCGAGGTAATCCGCATGGATGAAGCGCCGGCCGTTGCTGTTAGAAAGAAAAGAGATTCCTCCATTGTTGTGTGCAACAGGTTAATCAAAGAAGAACAGGCCGATGCAGTGGTGTCTGCGGGTAGCACCGGCGCGGCCATGGGGGCTTCACTGCTTGGTTTGGGCAGGATAAAAGGCATAGACAGGCCGGCCATTGCCAGCATAATACCCACCCTCACCGGTTATTGTCTCCTTTTGGATGTGGGGGCCAATGCAGAATGTAAACCTGTTAACCTGGTGCAATTTGCTATTATGGGGCATATTTACGCGAAAAAAATCATGGGGATTGCCCAACCGCGGGTAGGCCTTCTGAACATAGGTGAAGAGGAATCCAAGGGTAAGGAATTGTATGTGGAAGCTCACCGATTACTGAAGGAAAGTAAGCTCAACTTTATCGGTAATATCGAGGGCCGCGATATCACCAGAGGCCGGGCTGACGTCATAGTTTGCGACGGTTTTGTTGGCAATGTGGTGCTGAAATTCGGCGAAGGATTGGCTCGCGATCTCATGTGGATGATCAAGCAGGAACTGAAAAAAAATATTTTTGTTAAAGTGGGCGCTGCCCTTGTCTTTACCCAGGCCAAAGGCCTTAAAAAGCGGATAGATTATGCTGAATATGGCGGGGCGCCGCTTTTGGGGGTTAACGGGATAAGCATCATCAGCCACGGTAGTTCTGACGCGAAAGCAATTGCCAATGCCGTTAGGGTGGCCAAGGAATGCGTCGAAAAAAAAGTAGTGGACTGTATTCGGGACAGCATCCACGAAACCATTTTGGGAGATGATGAAGATGCCAGGGTTTAA
- a CDS encoding beta-ketoacyl-ACP synthase III produces MPGFNRVPVGIAGIGASIPNRVMTNYDLEKLVDTSDEWIRSRTGIVERRMAEKGQNTSDLAVEAAKNALADAGVGAEEVDLIIVATVTPDYSFPSTACLVQKRLGAVKAASFDLAAGCSGFVYGLVTGAQYIASGQYETVLVIGAEVLSKIVNWQDRNTCVLFGDGAGAAVLRPTQKGYGLLSFQLGSDGSGGGLLMMGPDGYLKMNGREVFKFAVKIMGDAALEVIERAGLTPADIDFFIPHQANLRIIEAAAKRLAMPMDKVYVNVDRYGNTSAASIPVALYEARERGLIKSGDNLALVGFGAGLTWAAAVIRWSI; encoded by the coding sequence ATGCCAGGGTTTAATCGGGTTCCGGTCGGTATTGCCGGCATCGGGGCCAGTATTCCCAACCGGGTCATGACTAACTATGACCTGGAGAAACTTGTGGACACCAGCGATGAGTGGATCAGGTCCAGGACCGGGATAGTAGAGCGCAGAATGGCAGAAAAAGGGCAAAACACTTCGGACCTGGCGGTGGAAGCAGCGAAAAACGCCCTTGCTGATGCCGGGGTTGGGGCTGAGGAAGTTGACCTGATAATTGTGGCCACCGTTACTCCCGACTATTCTTTTCCGTCCACGGCTTGCCTGGTTCAGAAAAGGCTGGGCGCTGTCAAGGCTGCCAGTTTTGACCTGGCTGCCGGCTGTTCCGGTTTTGTATATGGTTTGGTTACCGGAGCCCAGTATATAGCATCAGGCCAGTATGAAACGGTTTTGGTTATAGGGGCGGAGGTTTTGTCTAAAATAGTTAACTGGCAGGACCGCAATACCTGCGTGTTGTTTGGTGACGGTGCGGGAGCTGCTGTATTAAGACCTACGCAAAAAGGTTATGGTCTCCTTTCTTTTCAGTTAGGATCTGACGGCAGCGGTGGTGGGTTGTTAATGATGGGGCCCGACGGCTACCTGAAAATGAACGGCCGGGAAGTGTTCAAATTTGCCGTCAAAATAATGGGCGATGCTGCTCTGGAGGTTATAGAAAGAGCGGGTTTAACGCCTGCCGATATAGATTTTTTTATCCCGCACCAGGCTAATTTGCGTATTATCGAGGCAGCAGCGAAAAGGCTGGCTATGCCCATGGACAAGGTATATGTAAACGTAGACAGATATGGTAATACCTCTGCTGCTTCTATACCTGTAGCCTTATACGAAGCCCGGGAAAGAGGATTAATTAAATCGGGGGATAATTTAGCATTGGTAGGTTTTGGCGCAGGTTTGACCTGGGCTGCTGCTGTCATCAGGTGGAGTATATAA
- the fabK gene encoding enoyl-[acyl-carrier-protein] reductase FabK, with protein MPLKTELCDLLEIEYPILQGGMAWVSTAELAAAVSEAGGLGIIGAGHAPAEWVRDEIRKARERTNKPFGVNVMLMSPHVEEVMQVVLQEKVPVITTGAGSPGKYIPALKENGTRVIPVIPSVALAKRMEKAGADAVVAEGMESGGHIGELTTMAMVPQIVDAVDIPVIAAGGIADGRGLVAALALGAKGIQVGTRFMCAEECTIHPNVKEFILKAKDRDTVITGRITGHPVRCLKNKLTKEFEDMEERRVSVEELEALGAGSLKKAMIDGDIEMGSVMAGQIAGMVKEIKPARAIIEEIIAGAEQTLKSLEAVR; from the coding sequence ATGCCTTTGAAGACAGAACTGTGCGATCTTTTAGAAATTGAATATCCCATATTGCAGGGCGGGATGGCCTGGGTATCCACGGCTGAGCTGGCTGCTGCCGTGTCTGAAGCGGGCGGACTGGGTATTATAGGAGCCGGACATGCCCCTGCTGAATGGGTAAGAGATGAAATAAGGAAAGCCAGGGAACGGACCAATAAGCCCTTTGGGGTAAATGTGATGTTGATGTCTCCCCATGTGGAAGAAGTAATGCAGGTGGTTTTGCAGGAGAAAGTTCCCGTCATAACCACCGGCGCCGGTTCGCCGGGGAAATACATACCGGCATTAAAAGAAAACGGAACCCGGGTTATACCTGTAATTCCATCGGTGGCTCTGGCCAAAAGAATGGAGAAGGCCGGGGCTGATGCGGTTGTTGCCGAAGGCATGGAATCGGGCGGCCATATCGGAGAATTGACGACCATGGCCATGGTGCCGCAAATCGTTGATGCCGTTGATATACCGGTAATTGCTGCGGGTGGAATCGCCGACGGCAGGGGTTTGGTCGCTGCCCTGGCTTTGGGAGCCAAGGGAATCCAGGTTGGTACCCGTTTTATGTGCGCCGAAGAATGTACTATTCACCCAAACGTCAAAGAGTTTATCCTGAAGGCGAAAGACAGAGATACTGTTATTACCGGAAGAATTACGGGCCATCCCGTGCGTTGCCTGAAAAACAAGCTGACCAAGGAATTTGAAGATATGGAGGAGCGGCGGGTATCTGTGGAAGAATTGGAAGCATTGGGCGCCGGCAGTCTGAAAAAGGCCATGATCGACGGTGATATTGAGATGGGCTCGGTGATGGCAGGCCAGATTGCCGGTATGGTGAAGGAAATCAAACCGGCGCGTGCTATTATTGAGGAGATTATTGCCGGCGCCGAGCAAACCTTAAAAAGTCTGGAGGCTGTCAGATAA
- the fabD gene encoding ACP S-malonyltransferase: MKLAVVFPGQGSQYVGMGKDLYDNSSEARALFEKADQLLGYSLSSVCFHGPEEELRKTPVTQPAMLTTSTVLFREFSKRNKIPVQVVAGHSLGEYSALVAAECLYFEEAVQLVEKRGRLMEEAASKGEGGMAAVLGLERSAVEKACREASAAGKVEIANYNCPGQIVISGTAGGLEKAAELCRALGAKRIVTLNVSGPFHSSLMKPAEENLAQILKETVINAPKYPFICNVTADFVSDVEEIREFLTRQVSHSVLWEDMVQNMIAHGVDTFVEIGPGKVLTGLIRKINREVTVYNIEDLTSLENTLAKLEEVI; the protein is encoded by the coding sequence ATGAAACTGGCTGTTGTATTCCCGGGACAGGGCTCCCAGTATGTGGGCATGGGTAAAGATTTATATGATAATTCCTCTGAAGCAAGGGCGTTATTTGAAAAGGCCGACCAATTACTGGGTTACAGCCTGTCATCAGTTTGTTTTCACGGCCCGGAGGAAGAACTGCGCAAAACTCCTGTAACTCAACCGGCTATGCTGACGACCAGCACAGTTCTTTTTCGTGAATTTAGTAAGCGCAACAAAATCCCTGTGCAGGTGGTAGCCGGACACAGCCTGGGCGAATATTCGGCTCTGGTAGCTGCCGAATGCCTTTATTTTGAAGAGGCTGTGCAATTGGTCGAAAAAAGGGGCCGCTTGATGGAAGAGGCGGCGTCCAAGGGAGAGGGTGGCATGGCCGCTGTTTTGGGCCTGGAGCGCAGTGCGGTGGAAAAGGCCTGCCGCGAGGCGTCCGCTGCCGGCAAGGTAGAAATAGCTAATTACAATTGCCCGGGGCAGATAGTTATCTCAGGCACAGCGGGTGGCCTGGAAAAGGCCGCTGAACTGTGCCGTGCACTTGGGGCCAAAAGAATAGTCACCCTGAATGTCAGCGGGCCGTTTCATTCCAGCCTGATGAAACCGGCTGAGGAAAACCTTGCGCAAATACTTAAGGAAACAGTAATTAATGCGCCTAAATATCCTTTTATTTGCAATGTGACGGCTGATTTTGTCAGTGACGTGGAGGAAATTCGCGAATTCCTGACCAGGCAGGTAAGCCACTCAGTACTATGGGAGGATATGGTGCAAAATATGATAGCCCATGGCGTGGACACTTTTGTGGAAATCGGTCCGGGTAAAGTTCTAACAGGCCTGATCCGGAAAATTAACCGCGAAGTAACCGTTTATAACATAGAAGATTTAACTTCGTTGGAAAATACCCTTGCTAAATTGGAGGAGGTTATATAG
- the fabG gene encoding 3-oxoacyl-[acyl-carrier-protein] reductase, whose amino-acid sequence MVLRDKIAIVTGGSRGIGKAICEALARQGARVVIFDVNAAELQNCVTELKAAGFDAEGYEVNVAQADKVEEAVAGVIDNLGRIDILVNNAGITRDTLLMRMKEEDWDAVLAVNLKGVFNCTKAVSRPMMKQRGGVIINISSVVGLMGNAGQANYAASKAGIIGFTKSVARELASRGVRANAIAPGFIVTQMTDVLSDEIKGELQKQIPLGRLGQPEDVANLVVFLASDNASYITGQTIAVDGGMVMH is encoded by the coding sequence ATGGTTCTAAGGGATAAAATTGCCATAGTAACGGGCGGGTCCCGTGGGATTGGCAAGGCCATATGTGAAGCCCTGGCCCGACAGGGAGCGCGTGTTGTCATTTTTGACGTAAATGCCGCAGAACTGCAGAATTGTGTTACGGAATTAAAGGCTGCCGGTTTTGATGCCGAAGGCTACGAAGTTAACGTAGCTCAGGCTGATAAAGTTGAGGAGGCAGTGGCCGGGGTGATAGACAATTTAGGGCGTATTGATATTTTGGTGAATAATGCAGGTATCACCCGAGACACACTGTTAATGCGGATGAAGGAAGAAGATTGGGATGCCGTATTGGCAGTGAACCTAAAGGGTGTTTTTAACTGTACAAAGGCAGTAAGCCGCCCCATGATGAAGCAGCGCGGTGGGGTGATCATCAACATCTCTTCCGTTGTCGGTTTAATGGGTAATGCAGGCCAGGCCAACTATGCGGCTTCCAAGGCCGGGATCATTGGCTTTACCAAGTCAGTGGCCCGCGAGTTGGCGTCAAGAGGGGTAAGGGCTAATGCCATTGCGCCCGGATTTATTGTTACGCAAATGACGGATGTCCTTTCCGACGAAATAAAAGGGGAACTGCAGAAGCAGATTCCGCTGGGCAGGCTGGGACAACCGGAAGATGTAGCCAATCTGGTTGTTTTTCTGGCCTCTGACAATGCCAGTTATATTACTGGGCAGACCATCGCTGTTGATGGCGGGATGGTAATGCACTAA
- the acpP gene encoding acyl carrier protein, whose translation MTTFEKVKSIIVEQLGVEEDEVKPESTFIDDLGADSLDIVELVMALEEEFDMEIPDEDAEKIRTVADAVKYIEDNQ comes from the coding sequence ATGACAACCTTCGAAAAAGTTAAAAGCATTATCGTAGAGCAACTAGGTGTTGAAGAGGATGAAGTGAAGCCGGAATCCACTTTTATAGATGATTTGGGTGCGGATTCTTTGGATATTGTTGAGCTGGTCATGGCGTTGGAAGAGGAATTCGATATGGAAATTCCTGATGAAGACGCCGAGAAGATCAGAACTGTCGCCGATGCAGTTAAGTACATTGAAGATAACCAGTAA
- a CDS encoding NAD(P)H-dependent flavin oxidoreductase, with amino-acid sequence MNLPELRIGNLMPKLPIIQGGMAVRVSTAPLAGAVAEEGGIGLIAATGMGIEELRNEIRKAKEMTKGIVGINVMFAAREFAQLVKTAIAEGIDLIVSGAGFSRDMFSWGKEANVPIVPIVSSVKLAKISEKMGAAAVVVEGKEAGGHLGTTESIKKLIPEIKEAVKIPVIAAGGIINGFNIREIINLGADAVQMGTRFVASLESNVADAFKQLYVKARPEDVVVLESPVGLPGRGLLNKFTERLFNGETLTPQSCDGCLKKCSKRFCILKALVKAQQGDMENGLVFSGEKVHEIKDILPVKEIIRNLLNEFKMAGSEV; translated from the coding sequence ATGAACTTACCAGAGTTGAGAATTGGCAATTTAATGCCAAAACTGCCCATCATTCAGGGGGGCATGGCTGTTAGGGTTTCGACTGCCCCTTTGGCAGGTGCTGTAGCTGAAGAGGGGGGTATCGGACTCATTGCAGCCACCGGCATGGGAATTGAAGAGCTGCGCAATGAGATAAGAAAAGCTAAAGAAATGACCAAAGGTATAGTAGGCATTAACGTCATGTTTGCGGCTAGGGAATTTGCCCAGCTTGTCAAAACTGCTATAGCGGAGGGTATCGATCTGATTGTTTCCGGAGCCGGATTCTCCAGGGACATGTTTTCCTGGGGAAAGGAAGCTAATGTCCCAATTGTACCAATTGTTTCTTCCGTTAAACTGGCCAAGATTTCCGAAAAGATGGGTGCTGCCGCCGTTGTTGTAGAAGGCAAGGAGGCCGGTGGACACCTGGGAACCACCGAATCCATCAAAAAGCTGATTCCTGAAATCAAGGAAGCTGTTAAAATTCCGGTCATTGCAGCCGGCGGTATTATTAACGGCTTCAATATTAGGGAAATCATTAACCTGGGCGCCGATGCCGTGCAAATGGGTACCAGGTTTGTGGCCAGTTTAGAGTCCAATGTGGCTGACGCTTTTAAACAGCTTTATGTAAAAGCCCGCCCCGAAGATGTGGTGGTGTTGGAAAGCCCGGTTGGTTTGCCCGGCAGAGGGCTGTTGAATAAATTTACCGAAAGGTTGTTTAATGGGGAGACCCTTACGCCTCAAAGCTGCGATGGCTGTCTGAAAAAATGTTCCAAAAGATTTTGTATTCTTAAGGCATTGGTAAAGGCACAGCAGGGCGATATGGAAAATGGGTTGGTTTTTTCCGGTGAAAAAGTGCATGAAATTAAAGACATATTACCTGTTAAAGAAATTATCAGGAATTTGCTGAACGAATTTAAAATGGCCGGAAGTGAGGTGTAG
- the fabF gene encoding beta-ketoacyl-ACP synthase II, with translation MVKKVVVTGLGVVSPVGTGVDKFWQSLLEGKSGINRITRFDASDLATQIAGEVKDFDPLDFLDKKEVRRMDRYTHYGMAAAKMAIEDAGLDPEKLDKDRVGVLLGSGVGGIETVEEQARILMAKGPGRISPFFVPMMIANICGAYIAINYGFRGPNTTTVTACASASNAIGEAMRLIKNGECDVVITGGAEAPIIPLAMAGFCSMKAMSTRNEEPEKASRPFDKERDGFVMGEGAGVLILESLEHAQKRGAKIYAELSGYGVTCDAYHITAPDPDGIGAARAMELAMREAGVEPEDVQYINAHGTSTPLGDIGETKAIKKVFGEHAYKLAVSSTKSMTGHLLGAAGGIEAAICILAIQKGQVPPTINLENPDPECDLDYVPNKAKEMEVRVALSNSFGFGGHNGTILFNKFEE, from the coding sequence TTGGTGAAAAAAGTAGTTGTTACCGGTTTAGGAGTGGTCTCTCCCGTGGGGACAGGCGTGGATAAGTTCTGGCAGTCTCTTTTGGAGGGCAAGAGCGGTATTAACAGAATTACCCGCTTTGACGCTTCGGATTTGGCTACCCAGATTGCCGGAGAAGTAAAGGACTTTGACCCTCTGGACTTCCTTGATAAAAAAGAAGTACGACGCATGGACAGGTATACCCATTACGGCATGGCAGCGGCTAAAATGGCTATTGAAGATGCAGGCCTTGATCCTGAAAAACTTGATAAAGACCGGGTCGGCGTTTTACTGGGGAGCGGCGTGGGAGGCATTGAAACCGTTGAAGAGCAGGCCAGGATACTGATGGCAAAAGGTCCGGGGCGGATTAGTCCTTTCTTCGTGCCCATGATGATTGCCAATATCTGTGGGGCTTATATAGCTATCAATTACGGTTTCAGAGGGCCTAACACCACGACAGTCACGGCATGTGCCTCTGCCTCAAATGCTATCGGCGAGGCTATGCGCCTGATCAAGAACGGTGAATGTGATGTAGTTATAACCGGTGGAGCGGAAGCGCCGATTATCCCGCTGGCTATGGCCGGTTTCTGTTCGATGAAGGCAATGTCCACCCGGAACGAAGAACCGGAAAAGGCCAGCCGTCCTTTCGATAAGGAAAGAGATGGTTTCGTCATGGGTGAAGGGGCCGGGGTTTTGATTCTGGAGTCTCTTGAACATGCTCAGAAAAGAGGAGCGAAGATTTATGCTGAGCTATCCGGTTACGGAGTAACCTGTGACGCTTACCATATTACCGCACCTGACCCCGACGGTATTGGCGCTGCCAGAGCTATGGAGTTGGCGATGCGCGAGGCCGGTGTTGAACCCGAGGATGTGCAGTATATCAATGCCCATGGCACTTCGACTCCGCTGGGGGATATTGGGGAGACGAAAGCCATCAAAAAGGTATTTGGCGAGCATGCTTATAAGTTAGCGGTTTCGTCTACGAAGTCCATGACCGGACATTTACTGGGCGCCGCAGGGGGTATTGAAGCTGCTATCTGCATCCTGGCCATACAAAAGGGCCAGGTTCCGCCGACCATAAACCTGGAAAACCCTGACCCTGAATGTGACCTGGATTATGTTCCAAATAAGGCCAAGGAGATGGAAGTTCGCGTTGCTTTATCCAACTCCTTTGGTTTTGGCGGCCATAATGGGACAATCCTGTTTAATAAATTTGAGGAGTAA
- the rnc gene encoding ribonuclease III codes for MKLGILGPKIDELIGVMGIDWTSPELLVTALTHSSYAHENKREPIEHNQRLEFLGDAVLELVVSEYLYDRFPTYPEGVLTKMRAGIVCESSLASVARAMNLGQYILMGKGEERSGGRNRPSILADAMEAIFGAVYLDQGLETTKLFIINTLSEQISKVVAKGGQTGDYKTELQELVQQKADNTLTYAIIGEEGPDHNKVFTAGVYCHGKIWGVGKGRTKKEAEQAAAHDALEKIKNGYNVLPKGE; via the coding sequence ATGAAGTTGGGAATACTGGGGCCCAAAATTGACGAACTTATCGGGGTTATGGGAATAGACTGGACTTCACCTGAACTGCTGGTTACAGCGTTAACACATAGTTCTTATGCGCACGAGAATAAACGTGAACCCATAGAACACAATCAGCGGCTGGAATTTCTGGGGGATGCTGTCCTGGAGCTGGTAGTAAGTGAATATCTCTACGACCGCTTCCCCACTTACCCGGAAGGAGTTCTCACCAAAATGCGGGCAGGGATTGTCTGCGAATCGTCCTTGGCCTCAGTGGCCCGGGCAATGAATTTAGGGCAGTACATTCTGATGGGTAAGGGTGAGGAGAGAAGTGGCGGCAGGAACAGGCCTTCCATATTGGCCGATGCCATGGAAGCTATTTTTGGCGCTGTGTACCTGGATCAGGGTCTGGAAACAACAAAACTTTTTATCATTAACACTTTAAGTGAACAGATTTCCAAGGTAGTAGCAAAAGGCGGCCAAACGGGAGATTACAAGACGGAGTTGCAGGAGTTGGTACAGCAAAAAGCTGATAACACCCTGACTTATGCCATCATAGGAGAAGAAGGGCCTGACCATAATAAAGTTTTTACCGCCGGAGTTTATTGCCATGGCAAGATCTGGGGTGTAGGAAAAGGGAGGACCAAGAAAGAAGCTGAACAGGCTGCCGCCCATGACGCCCTGGAAAAGATAAAAAACGGCTACAACGTGCTTCCCAAGGGTGAATGA